One segment of Methylocella silvestris BL2 DNA contains the following:
- a CDS encoding sodium:proton antiporter yields MIGSKRGTFALAVVAAGLIASPAAAAEALDGSKLPWQLGLPFVGILMSIALGPLFVKEWWHIHYEKAAAVWAMLTLGGLIAIVGLDATAAAFVHNMALEYIPFILMLFALFTAAGGIAIDSAIKATPAINCAILAIGSVCASLIGTTGASMILVRPLIRANAGRPYNAHVLVFFIFLVSNIGGALTPLGDPPLFLGFLHGVDFFWTAKHLWPETLFAVSALLAAFFVVDSYFLRQETPDAGPRPPFAVKASGLVNVGLIAIAICAIVLSGLWRPGLGVDVLGTRIELQNIVREAVMVAVALASLALTNKSTREANGFDWEPIREVAYLFAGIFICIIPVMAMLKAGKEGPFGVVIALLEHADGSPNNPVYFWATGLLSSFLDNAPTYLVFFELAGGDPAKLMGPLASTLAAISLGAVFMGAVSYIGNAPNFMVYAIARNAGVKMPGFFPYLLWSGAILLPLFALITFLFLA; encoded by the coding sequence ATGATCGGATCGAAACGCGGGACTTTTGCCTTGGCGGTGGTGGCCGCCGGTCTGATAGCCTCGCCGGCCGCCGCCGCGGAGGCGCTCGACGGCTCGAAACTGCCGTGGCAGCTTGGGCTGCCCTTCGTCGGCATCCTGATGTCGATCGCGCTTGGGCCGCTTTTCGTCAAGGAATGGTGGCATATCCATTACGAGAAGGCGGCCGCCGTTTGGGCGATGCTGACCCTTGGCGGCCTGATCGCAATCGTCGGCCTTGACGCGACTGCGGCGGCCTTCGTCCACAATATGGCGCTCGAATATATTCCCTTCATCCTGATGCTGTTCGCCCTGTTCACGGCGGCGGGCGGCATTGCGATCGACAGCGCGATCAAGGCGACGCCGGCGATCAATTGCGCGATCCTGGCGATCGGCTCGGTCTGCGCCAGCCTGATCGGCACCACAGGCGCCTCGATGATTCTGGTGCGGCCGCTGATCCGCGCCAACGCGGGGCGCCCGTATAATGCCCATGTGCTGGTGTTCTTCATCTTCCTTGTGTCGAACATTGGCGGCGCGCTGACGCCGCTCGGCGATCCGCCGCTGTTTCTGGGCTTTCTGCACGGCGTCGATTTCTTCTGGACGGCAAAACATCTGTGGCCTGAAACCCTGTTCGCCGTCAGCGCGCTGCTCGCGGCGTTCTTCGTCGTCGACAGCTATTTTCTCCGGCAGGAGACGCCCGATGCAGGCCCGCGTCCGCCCTTCGCGGTCAAGGCTTCGGGCCTCGTCAATGTCGGCCTGATCGCAATCGCCATCTGCGCCATCGTCCTCAGCGGACTTTGGCGCCCCGGCCTTGGCGTCGACGTGCTCGGCACGCGAATCGAGCTTCAGAATATTGTGCGCGAGGCGGTGATGGTCGCCGTCGCGCTCGCCTCGCTGGCGCTGACCAACAAGTCGACGCGGGAGGCGAACGGCTTCGACTGGGAGCCGATTCGCGAGGTCGCCTATCTTTTTGCGGGCATCTTCATTTGCATCATCCCCGTCATGGCGATGCTGAAGGCCGGCAAGGAGGGCCCGTTCGGCGTGGTCATCGCCTTGCTCGAACATGCCGACGGCTCGCCGAACAATCCGGTCTATTTCTGGGCGACGGGCCTTCTGTCTTCATTCCTCGACAACGCGCCGACCTATCTCGTCTTTTTCGAGCTCGCCGGCGGCGATCCCGCAAAGCTGATGGGGCCGCTCGCCTCGACGCTTGCGGCGATTTCGCTCGGCGCCGTGTTCATGGGCGCGGTCAGCTATATCGGCAATGCGCCGAATTTCATGGTCTACGCCATCGCCCGCAACGCCGGCGTCAAAATGCCGGGCTTCTTTCCCTATTTGCTATGGTCGGGCGCAATCCTGCTGCCGCT
- a CDS encoding MarC family protein, giving the protein MTKEWALFLSTFATLLAIINPFEALPIFLMLLEGKDLSEHRRVAARATLYATLLLFFFLIFGSLIMQLFGVPLSMVRIVGGIILVKIGFELFSPSPNGGSIIPDASSKTANFAFVPLALPIMCGPGAIATVLGMQSEIKEAPEHIGRFAATSLAILCAMFVTYLCLAYAGKLVDKLGPMGIDATTRIVGFFVSAMGVGLVFNGVLQGLHEHGLIAPP; this is encoded by the coding sequence ATGACCAAGGAATGGGCGCTTTTCCTCAGCACCTTCGCGACGCTGCTTGCGATCATCAATCCGTTCGAGGCGCTGCCGATCTTTCTGATGCTGCTCGAAGGCAAGGATCTGTCGGAGCATCGCAGGGTGGCCGCGCGCGCCACGCTCTACGCGACCCTGCTGTTGTTCTTCTTCCTGATCTTCGGCTCCCTGATCATGCAGCTGTTCGGCGTGCCGCTGAGCATGGTCCGCATCGTCGGCGGCATCATCCTGGTGAAGATTGGCTTCGAGCTGTTTTCGCCCTCGCCGAACGGCGGCTCGATCATCCCGGACGCCTCCAGCAAGACCGCCAATTTCGCCTTCGTGCCGCTCGCCTTGCCGATCATGTGCGGCCCCGGCGCCATCGCGACGGTTCTTGGCATGCAGTCGGAGATCAAGGAGGCGCCGGAGCATATCGGGCGGTTCGCGGCGACCTCCCTTGCGATTCTATGCGCGATGTTCGTCACCTATCTATGTCTCGCCTACGCCGGCAAGCTGGTCGACAAGCTCGGCCCCATGGGCATTGACGCGACGACCCGCATCGTCGGTTTTTTCGTCTCCGCTATGGGCGTCGGTCTTGTGTTCAATGGCGTGCTCCAGGGCTTGCACGAACATGGGCTGATCGCGCCGCCGTGA
- a CDS encoding Na/Pi cotransporter family protein, with translation MDFPVTLVSLAGAVALLLWGTHMVQTGVQRAFGPKLRAALGAALKNRLLAFFAGMGVTAAVQSSTATGLMAAGFVAGGFVDLVPALAVMLGANVGTTLIVQLFSFDVSAFSPALVLVGVMMFRRGSNPVTHDLGRVFIGFGLMLLALHQLLELTAPYEDAPSLRLLLGAVSTVPLLAVLLTAAATFAMHSSVAVVLLVMSLAARGVVPPEAAFAMILGANLGTAINPVLEGPSGNDPSLRRLPVGNLLNRAIGVAIGLALLHPISVLMVTLEPDNARAAANFHTFFNLALAAVFFPLLTPYAALLRRLMPTRIDPADPSRPLYLDNSARETPIVALGAAAREALRLVDALEAMLNGAIDALVQGDRKQIAGMKRLDDILDRLNTAIKAYLATLDHDELSQTDHRRMAEILAFATNMEQAGDVVDRSLLPHAAKRAKRGLSLPKASEAEIKTLMDRLIANLRAAAALLMTEDPRAARLLAAEKAAFRDAESAATRAHFEDMRMGRLGAIETSALYLDLLRDMKLINSHIVAAAAYPVLERTGDLLPSRLATNGD, from the coding sequence ATGGATTTCCCGGTTACCCTCGTCAGCCTCGCCGGAGCGGTCGCGCTTCTTCTGTGGGGCACGCATATGGTCCAGACCGGCGTCCAGCGCGCCTTCGGACCCAAACTGCGCGCGGCTCTCGGCGCTGCGCTGAAAAACCGACTCCTGGCTTTTTTCGCTGGCATGGGCGTCACGGCGGCTGTGCAGAGCAGCACCGCGACCGGGCTGATGGCGGCCGGGTTCGTCGCCGGCGGGTTCGTCGATCTCGTCCCGGCCCTCGCCGTCATGCTCGGCGCCAATGTCGGCACGACCCTGATCGTGCAGCTGTTCTCTTTTGACGTTTCGGCCTTCTCGCCCGCGCTGGTCCTCGTCGGCGTCATGATGTTTCGCCGCGGCTCCAATCCCGTGACGCATGATCTTGGGCGCGTCTTCATCGGCTTCGGGCTGATGCTCCTCGCGCTGCATCAATTGCTGGAGCTCACGGCTCCCTATGAGGATGCGCCGAGCCTGCGGCTGCTTCTCGGCGCCGTTTCGACCGTCCCGCTCCTTGCCGTGCTGCTGACCGCCGCCGCGACCTTTGCGATGCATTCGAGCGTCGCCGTCGTGCTCCTGGTCATGTCTTTGGCCGCGCGCGGCGTCGTCCCGCCGGAAGCGGCTTTCGCCATGATTCTCGGCGCCAATCTCGGGACGGCGATCAATCCGGTGCTTGAGGGGCCGTCGGGAAACGATCCCTCCCTGCGTCGTCTGCCCGTCGGAAATTTGCTCAATCGGGCGATCGGCGTCGCCATCGGGCTGGCGCTGCTCCACCCCATCAGCGTGCTGATGGTGACGTTGGAACCCGACAACGCCCGAGCGGCGGCGAACTTCCACACTTTTTTCAATCTGGCGCTCGCGGCTGTCTTTTTTCCCCTGCTGACGCCCTATGCCGCGCTGCTGAGGCGGCTGATGCCGACGCGCATCGATCCCGCCGATCCCTCGCGGCCGCTTTATCTCGACAATTCCGCGCGCGAAACGCCGATCGTGGCGCTCGGCGCCGCCGCCCGCGAAGCGCTCCGGCTCGTCGACGCGCTGGAGGCGATGCTCAATGGCGCGATCGACGCGCTGGTGCAAGGCGACCGCAAGCAGATCGCGGGAATGAAGCGGCTCGACGACATTCTTGACCGGCTCAACACAGCCATCAAGGCCTATCTGGCGACGCTCGATCATGACGAGCTCAGCCAGACCGATCATCGCCGGATGGCCGAGATCCTCGCCTTTGCGACCAATATGGAGCAGGCAGGCGACGTCGTGGACCGCAGCCTGCTGCCTCACGCCGCAAAGCGGGCCAAGCGGGGCCTCTCCCTGCCGAAGGCGAGCGAGGCCGAGATCAAGACTCTGATGGATCGGCTCATCGCCAATCTGCGCGCCGCCGCCGCTTTGCTGATGACGGAAGATCCGCGCGCCGCGCGCCTGCTCGCCGCCGAAAAAGCCGCCTTCCGCGACGCCGAAAGCGCGGCGACGCGGGCGCATTTCGAGGATATGCGCATGGGCCGCCTCGGCGCCATCGAAACCAGCGCGCTTTACCTCGATCTGCTGCGCGACATGAAGCTCATCAACAGCCACATCGTCGCGGCCGCCGCCTATCCGGTGCTGGAGCGGACCGGCGACCTGTTGCCAAGCCGGCTCGCGACAAACGGCGACTAG
- a CDS encoding TonB-dependent receptor, with amino-acid sequence MPTVLRTVLSYQRPDGLYIAPSLDWTPVGGFADYANTVRTPGYALLGLQAGMKLPQGFSVYVDARNLTDQRYISDVAAVINASSPANQQIYYPGDGRAIFVGARLTF; translated from the coding sequence ATGCCGACGGTCCTGCGCACCGTTCTCTCCTATCAGCGGCCGGACGGGCTTTATATCGCGCCCTCGCTCGACTGGACGCCGGTCGGAGGATTCGCCGACTATGCCAATACGGTTCGCACGCCCGGCTACGCCCTTTTGGGATTGCAAGCCGGGATGAAGCTGCCACAGGGGTTTTCGGTCTATGTCGACGCGCGCAATCTGACCGACCAGCGCTATATCAGCGACGTCGCCGCCGTCATCAATGCGAGCTCTCCCGCCAATCAGCAAATCTATTATCCGGGCGACGGGCGCGCGATTTTTGTGGGCGCGCGCCTGACCTTCTAA
- the pgl gene encoding 6-phosphogluconolactonase produces the protein MKPAPEIDVAASAEELAARAAAWIAAKIAAAPKRIALNLSGGSTPKEVFRLLAAEPLRSAIDWSKVEIFWGDERFVPLDHAMSNFRMTSETLLSHVPVPPGQIHPVPVDAASPEKAAALYDGTLREFYGAPTLDLARPLFDVTLLGLGADGHTASLFPGTPALEIRDALVSAVVGATPEPRITMTYPALASSAEIAFLVSGEAKREILRRVLANDAALPASRIETAGALRIFADRAAFGG, from the coding sequence ATGAAGCCCGCCCCTGAGATCGACGTCGCGGCGAGCGCGGAAGAGCTCGCCGCCCGCGCAGCCGCCTGGATCGCCGCGAAGATCGCAGCGGCGCCAAAGCGGATCGCGCTCAATCTGTCCGGCGGCTCGACGCCGAAGGAGGTTTTTCGGCTGCTCGCCGCGGAGCCTTTGCGCAGCGCCATCGACTGGAGCAAGGTCGAAATCTTCTGGGGCGACGAGCGCTTCGTGCCGCTCGATCATGCGATGAGCAATTTTCGCATGACCTCTGAAACCCTGCTCTCGCATGTGCCGGTTCCGCCTGGCCAGATCCATCCCGTTCCGGTCGACGCCGCCTCGCCGGAAAAGGCCGCGGCGCTTTACGACGGGACGCTGCGCGAATTTTATGGCGCCCCGACGCTCGATCTCGCCCGGCCGCTGTTCGACGTCACTTTGCTTGGGCTTGGGGCCGACGGCCATACCGCGTCGCTGTTTCCGGGAACGCCGGCTTTGGAGATTCGCGACGCGCTCGTCAGCGCAGTCGTTGGCGCGACGCCAGAGCCGCGCATCACCATGACCTATCCGGCTCTGGCGTCGAGCGCCGAGATCGCATTCCTCGTTTCGGGCGAGGCCAAGAGAGAGATCCTGCGGCGCGTGCTCGCCAATGACGCCGCGCTTCCCGCCTCCCGCATCGAGACCGCCGGCGCGCTGCGGATATTCGCCGATCGCGCGGCCTTCGGCGGCTAA
- a CDS encoding KGG domain-containing protein gives MSAVETTKKTSTRGFASMDPEKQRAIARKGGESVPHEKRSFSQNPGLAAEAGRKGGQSVNPNKRSFSRNHTLASEAGRKGGHASHGGPKKPGVE, from the coding sequence ATGAGCGCAGTCGAAACCACCAAGAAAACCTCTACGCGAGGCTTCGCCTCGATGGATCCCGAGAAACAGCGCGCGATCGCTCGCAAGGGCGGCGAAAGCGTTCCGCATGAAAAGCGGAGCTTCTCCCAGAACCCCGGCCTCGCCGCTGAGGCCGGCCGCAAGGGCGGCCAGAGCGTGAATCCGAACAAGCGCAGCTTCTCGCGCAATCACACGCTCGCGTCGGAAGCCGGCCGCAAGGGCGGCCACGCCTCCCATGGCGGCCCCAAGAAGCCCGGCGTGGAATAA
- the cdd gene encoding cytidine deaminase — protein MFEAASAARQNAYAPYSRFKVAASIRTPSGSIYCGVNVESASFPVGTCAEAGAIAAMALAGERVIAEILIVGDGDALVTPCGACRQRIFEFAGGGDPRVHVAGPGGVRTSFSLRLLLPHAFGPNLMPP, from the coding sequence TTGTTCGAAGCCGCGTCCGCAGCGCGCCAAAACGCCTATGCGCCCTATTCGCGCTTCAAAGTCGCAGCCTCGATCCGCACGCCGTCCGGCTCGATCTATTGCGGCGTCAATGTCGAGAGCGCCTCATTTCCCGTCGGCACATGCGCAGAGGCCGGCGCGATCGCCGCGATGGCGCTTGCCGGCGAGCGGGTGATTGCCGAGATTTTGATTGTGGGCGATGGCGACGCGCTGGTGACGCCCTGCGGCGCATGCCGGCAAAGGATCTTTGAATTCGCGGGCGGCGGCGATCCTCGCGTCCATGTCGCCGGTCCCGGCGGCGTTCGCACGAGCTTTTCGCTACGCTTGCTGCTTCCGCACGCTTTCGGTCCAAATCTCATGCCGCCGTGA
- a CDS encoding cold-shock protein produces MTTGTVKWFNPDKGYGFIQPDDGGKDVFVHISAVEQSGLRHLQEGQKINYEVIADKRTGKSSAGNLRAA; encoded by the coding sequence ATGACTACGGGAACTGTGAAGTGGTTCAATCCAGACAAGGGATACGGCTTTATCCAGCCTGACGACGGCGGGAAAGACGTGTTCGTCCACATCAGCGCTGTGGAGCAATCAGGGTTGCGTCACCTGCAGGAAGGCCAGAAGATCAACTATGAAGTGATCGCGGACAAGCGGACCGGCAAATCGTCGGCCGGCAATCTTCGCGCAGCCTGA
- a CDS encoding formaldehyde-activating enzyme — protein MSEIWLRTGEATVLAADGQFTDAMPEVMIGDVKGPVGHAFAAMAGQSAGHPRMFVIRDLNQMVRPPTMMTTKVTVNSTAYVELLGGVVQAATGDAIVDCLKEGVLPKDQANDLCMIIMVWLDRRCASDPNLDRRDLYRTNYEATKLAIARAMNFQPSVDELIENRTTISHYALEGVLD, from the coding sequence ATGAGCGAAATTTGGCTGCGCACGGGCGAGGCGACGGTTCTGGCGGCGGACGGACAATTCACCGACGCCATGCCCGAGGTGATGATCGGTGATGTCAAGGGCCCCGTCGGCCACGCCTTCGCCGCCATGGCGGGGCAAAGCGCCGGCCACCCGCGCATGTTCGTCATCCGCGACCTCAATCAGATGGTTCGCCCACCGACCATGATGACGACGAAGGTGACCGTGAATTCGACCGCCTATGTCGAATTGTTGGGCGGGGTCGTGCAGGCGGCGACAGGCGACGCCATCGTCGATTGCCTGAAGGAGGGCGTGTTGCCGAAGGATCAGGCGAATGATCTTTGCATGATCATCATGGTCTGGCTCGACCGGCGCTGCGCCAGCGACCCGAACCTCGACAGACGCGACCTCTACCGCACCAATTACGAGGCGACGAAGCTTGCAATCGCACGGGCGATGAATTTCCAGCCAAGCGTCGATGAACTCATCGAAAACCGCACGACGATCAGCCATTACGCGCTCGAAGGCGTCCTCGACTGA
- a CDS encoding nitroreductase family protein, producing MTKAVDSMQTDASDGEALLSLMETRRSAAVAAIGEPGPDDRQLRRLLTIACRAPDHGALEPWRFILIEGEARADASREVARSYAVEYAAMEPAKLQKFTALMERIFVAAPVAIIVVSSPDPAAKISLFEQELSAGAVCMNLLTAANALGFDANWVTGFAATSAGARALFGVRTHEKVAGVIFLGTAKERPAERKRPDIDAIVSRWTPA from the coding sequence ATGACCAAAGCCGTCGATTCCATGCAAACCGACGCCAGCGATGGCGAGGCGCTGTTATCGCTGATGGAGACTCGCCGCTCCGCCGCCGTCGCCGCCATTGGCGAGCCCGGCCCCGATGACCGCCAGCTCCGCCGCCTCCTGACGATCGCCTGCCGCGCGCCCGACCATGGCGCGCTCGAGCCCTGGCGCTTTATTCTGATCGAGGGCGAAGCGCGCGCGGATGCAAGCCGCGAAGTCGCGCGCAGCTACGCGGTCGAGTACGCCGCGATGGAGCCCGCAAAGCTTCAGAAATTTACGGCGCTGATGGAGCGGATTTTTGTCGCTGCGCCGGTCGCGATCATCGTCGTCAGCAGCCCCGATCCCGCCGCGAAAATCTCGCTCTTCGAGCAGGAGCTGTCTGCGGGCGCCGTTTGCATGAATCTCCTGACGGCCGCCAACGCCCTTGGCTTTGACGCCAACTGGGTCACGGGCTTTGCCGCGACCAGTGCGGGGGCGCGGGCGCTGTTCGGGGTCCGCACCCATGAAAAAGTGGCGGGCGTGATTTTCCTTGGCACAGCGAAAGAGCGTCCGGCCGAGCGCAAACGGCCGGACATCGACGCCATCGTCAGCCGCTGGACGCCAGCCTGA
- a CDS encoding MBL fold metallo-hydrolase: MPGSKRNRYYAGPPSDHFDGHRFFNPEDERRSPGLGALLRWRFSGGKAKWPKSVPSPFLDHPPERVAGLRITLIGHASMLIQAGLCNILVDPHWSDRASPFSFAGPKRVNPPGVAFDDLPPIDVVLITHAHYDHLDMPTLRRLWRIHRPRILAPLGNDAIIRRADPDIEVATGDWGDRFALSDSVAASLTPARHWSARTLSDRNMSLWCGFAIETPAGLIYHVGDTGFGDGRIFRSVRRQFGAPAVAIIPIGAYAPRWFMSPQHVDPAEAVAIMRECGALQALGVHWGAFHLSDEAHDAPPRELATALNAHGVAAKHFVPLQPGEVWQTR; encoded by the coding sequence ATGCCCGGCTCAAAGCGGAACCGCTATTACGCGGGCCCCCCTTCCGACCATTTCGACGGTCATCGTTTCTTCAATCCGGAGGACGAGCGCAGAAGCCCCGGACTCGGCGCCCTTCTGCGCTGGCGGTTTTCGGGCGGCAAGGCGAAATGGCCGAAGTCTGTTCCGAGCCCTTTCCTCGACCATCCGCCAGAACGCGTCGCCGGCCTCAGGATCACCTTGATCGGCCACGCCTCGATGCTGATCCAGGCGGGGCTATGCAACATTCTGGTCGATCCGCATTGGTCGGACCGCGCCAGCCCGTTCTCCTTCGCGGGACCAAAGCGCGTCAACCCCCCCGGCGTCGCCTTCGACGATCTGCCGCCGATCGACGTCGTGCTTATCACCCATGCGCATTATGATCATCTCGATATGCCGACTCTGCGCCGCCTGTGGCGCATCCACCGCCCGCGCATCCTGGCGCCGCTCGGCAATGACGCGATCATCCGCCGCGCCGATCCCGACATCGAGGTCGCAACCGGCGACTGGGGCGATCGCTTCGCGCTGTCGGACAGCGTCGCCGCAAGCCTGACGCCGGCGCGTCACTGGTCGGCGCGAACCTTGAGCGATCGCAACATGTCGCTCTGGTGCGGCTTCGCCATCGAGACGCCGGCAGGCCTCATCTACCACGTCGGCGACACAGGCTTTGGCGACGGAAGGATTTTTCGCAGCGTGCGCCGCCAATTCGGCGCGCCCGCGGTCGCGATCATTCCGATCGGCGCCTATGCGCCGCGCTGGTTCATGTCGCCGCAACATGTCGATCCGGCCGAGGCGGTCGCGATCATGCGCGAATGCGGCGCGCTCCAGGCGCTTGGCGTGCACTGGGGCGCCTTCCATCTCAGCGACGAAGCCCATGACGCGCCCCCGCGGGAGCTCGCCACCGCCCTCAATGCCCACGGCGTCGCGGCGAAGCATTTCGTTCCGCTGCAGCCAGGCGAGGTCTGGCAGACGCGCTGA